One genomic region from Dermacentor variabilis isolate Ectoservices chromosome 6, ASM5094787v1, whole genome shotgun sequence encodes:
- the LOC142585016 gene encoding arylamine N-acetyltransferase / N-hydroxyarylamine O-acetyltransferase-like, with product MTQCLDTRAGTSLSPQCQRRIPERQTPTMEPLSDERAQSYLRHLGVSKPSEPTLDFLDRLIRAHLERATFENLDVLLERRVSLDAEAILGKVTGRGRGGYCYELNSLFARLLLALGYSVRLRAARLRLATPDDSEKRTRLSHMVLLVELTDGRRYIVDVGMAQCGLHRALPLAGDATPFRVRSLDATEAVEVAVPTSDGGWKAFYVVEPYYLDWLDFGVLNWYSSTHPDSAMRRLLLVGRRSPLDDGCWLRLINDRFVRWSPIRGVVEKRVMRDENDILEILRDEFGLNLNVADDVAPLRVRLRGLLENLRLGQNLFLKKPLWPEG from the coding sequence ATGACCCAGTGCTTGGACACTAGAGCAGGAACAAGTCTGTCACCACAGTGCCAACGACGTATTCCCGAAAGACAGACGCCAACGATGGAGCCGCTGTCTGATGAAAGAGCCCAGAGCTACCTCCGGCACCTGGGAGTTTCCAAGCCCTCCGAACCCACCTTGGACTTCCTCGATCGACTGATCAGGGCGCACCTAGAGCGCGCCACCTTCGAGAATCTGGACGTGTTGCTGGAGCGACGCGTTAGCCTCGACGCTGAAGCCATACTCGGCAAGGTGACTGGACGCGGCCGCGGTGGCTACTGCTACGAGCTCAACTCTCTCTTCGCCCGCCTGCTGCTGGCGCTCGGCTACAGCGTGCGCCTGCGAGCGGCCCGCTTGCGTCTCGCGACTCCCGACGACTCGGAAAAGCGCACACGCCTATCCCACATGGTGCTGCTGGTCGAGCTGACCGACGGCCGGCGCTACATCGTGGACGTCGGCATGGCACAGTGCGGTCTGCACCGGGCGCTGCCCCTGGCAGGCGACGCGACTCCGTTCCGCGTGCGCAGCTTGGACGCGACGGAGGCCGTCGAGGTCGCGGTGCCCACGAGCGACGGCGGCTGGAAGGCCTTCTACGTCGTCGAGCCGTACTACCTCGACTGGCTCGACTTCGGCGTGCTCAACTGGTACTCGTCGACCCACCCGGACAGCGCGATGCGGCGCCTGCTCTTGGTGGGACGCCGATCGCCCCTGGACGACGGCTGTTGGCTGCGGCTCATCAACGACCGGTTCGTGCGCTGGTCGCCGATACGGGGCGTCGTCGAGAAGCGGGTGATGCGGGACGAGAACGACATCCTCGAGATTCTGCGAGACGAGTTCGGGCTGAACCTGAACGTGGCGGACGACGTGGCGCCGCTGCGTGTTCGCTTGCGAGGCCTGCTGGAGAATTTGAGGCTGGGCCAGAACCTCTTTCTGAAGAAACCGTTGTGGCCGGAGGGATAA